The genomic DNA CCGCACGCGCGCGTTCGCGCCGGCCGCGACCGGGCGCTACCGCGTCGACGTCGAGGGCCGCACGTTCGAGATCGACGGCACCGTGCGCGCGCGCGGCGAGGACGGCGTCCTCGCGGTCGTCGCCCACGTCGCGCTCGAGCGCTACGTCGAGGGGACGGTCGGTCGCGAGATGCCGGCGTCGTGGGAGCCCGAGGCGCTGCGCGCGCAGGCCATCGTGAGCCGGACGTTCGCACTCCGCGCGCTGCGCGAGCCCGCCGACCCGGACTGGGACCTCGAGGCGACGACGGCGAGCCAGGTGTTCGGCGGCGCGGCCGGCGTGACCGACTCCGTGCGGGAGGCGGTGCGGGCGACGCGCGGCGAGTACCTCGCCTTCGACGGCGCACCCATCCTCGCGTACTTCCACTCGGCGAGCGGCGGACGGACGGCCGCGAGCGAGGAGGTGTGGGGCCGGCCGGTCGCCTACCTGCCGAGCGTGGCCGTTCCGGACGAGGACGAGGCGCCGTCCACCTACTGGCGCGCCGCGGTCGCGCGCACCACACTCCGCCGGGCTCTGGAGGGGCTCGGCCTCGACGTGGGGCGGATCGAGGGCGTCCGCGTGGCCGAGCGCTGGCCGAGCGGGCGCGTCAAGCGCGTGGTCGTGCGCGGCGAGGGCGGGGAGCGGAACCTCTCCGGTCCGCTCTGGCGCGAGGCGCTCGGCCCGAACGTCGTGAAGAGCACGCTCTTCGAGCTACGCGATCGCGGCGACGACATCGTGCTCGTGGGCTCGGGCCACGGACACGGCGTCGGCATGAGTCAATGGGGCGCGAAGGGGATGGCGGCGCGCGGGGCGAGCCATCGGGAGATCCTCGCGACCTTCTATCCCGGTGCGACGCTCGAAGCGGCGCGCGCCGACTCGCGCGAACCGGCGGGCGCCCACGCGTCGCTGCCGCCGGTCGCGAGCGGAGGCGAACGATGAACGGCGCGACGGGCGGGCTCCCCGTGGTCGGCCACGGCCACGGCGAGGGGCTCGCGGGCGTCCTGCTGCAGGCGCAGCCCGCGCCCTTCGACCCGAGCTTCCTCTTCATGATGGGCTCGGTGTTCCTGATCTTCTACCTGCTCGTGTTCCGGCCGGAGAGCAAGCGGCGCAAGGAGCAGGAGGCGCAGATCAAGGCGGCGACGAAGGGCGACGAGATCACCACTTCCGGCGGCATCCGCGGCGTCATCTCGGGCGAGACCGACGACGTCGTCACGGTCGACATCGCGACGCTGAAGAGCGGCGAGCGCGTGCGCGTGAAGATCGCGCGCTCCTCGATCGCGAGCGTCGCGAAGGCGGATGCGGCGGACGGCGGCAAGAAGAAGGGAGGCGAGTCGTGAGCCTGCGCTGGCGCGCGATCTCGGTGGCGGTGCTGGTGGGCCTGTTCGGGTGGCTGACCGCCGCGAACTTCGTGTCGAAGGAGACGCGCGAGGCGAGCGCCTTCCTTCCGAACGAGCTGCTGCGCATGGGGCTCGACCTGCGCGGCGGCATCCACTGGGTGATCGGCGTCGACATGCAGCCCGCGCTCGAGCGCGAGTGCGGCGTGCTCGCGTCGAGCCTCGAGACGCGCTTCGGCGAC from Myxococcota bacterium includes the following:
- a CDS encoding SpoIID/LytB domain-containing protein, coding for MLLGRTRGSADVVAPASARPGGGARTRLDARTRAFAPAATGRYRVDVEGRTFEIDGTVRARGEDGVLAVVAHVALERYVEGTVGREMPASWEPEALRAQAIVSRTFALRALREPADPDWDLEATTASQVFGGAAGVTDSVREAVRATRGEYLAFDGAPILAYFHSASGGRTAASEEVWGRPVAYLPSVAVPDEDEAPSTYWRAAVARTTLRRALEGLGLDVGRIEGVRVAERWPSGRVKRVVVRGEGGERNLSGPLWREALGPNVVKSTLFELRDRGDDIVLVGSGHGHGVGMSQWGAKGMAARGASHREILATFYPGATLEAARADSREPAGAHASLPPVASGGER
- the yajC gene encoding preprotein translocase subunit YajC, with protein sequence MNGATGGLPVVGHGHGEGLAGVLLQAQPAPFDPSFLFMMGSVFLIFYLLVFRPESKRRKEQEAQIKAATKGDEITTSGGIRGVISGETDDVVTVDIATLKSGERVRVKIARSSIASVAKADAADGGKKKGGES